In Chaetodon trifascialis isolate fChaTrf1 chromosome 2, fChaTrf1.hap1, whole genome shotgun sequence, one DNA window encodes the following:
- the LOC139345449 gene encoding uncharacterized protein, with protein MSSQRVPAVETRLHQLSTRFDPETAAVVTILLGLFQVLLSVLLAYADETLPKLFILPLVSGILIVAGGSFTMASKRNPSKLLLRGCACSNMVGLLGAMLAFFLYCYSLSIARNELCVPIPHDYDGYRRSYYGCPGEALAAYCWSVTLLLLLYDSGAVVLHCLLSISAFKALKTE; from the exons ATGTCCTCTCAGAGGGTGCCAGCAGTTGAAACCAGGTTACATCAACTGTCCACCAGGTTTGACCCTGAAACAGCTGCG gtggTGACCATTCTGTTGGGGCTGTTCCaggtgctgctgtctgtcctgctcgCTTATGCTGATGAAACTCTGCCAAAACTCTTCATACTGCCACTTGTTTCAGGAATTTTA attgTGGCAGGAGGATCATTCACCATGGCCAGTAAGAGGAACCCCAGCAAACTACTG CTTCGAGGTTGTGCCTGCAGTAATATGGTTGGCCTGCTGGGGGCAATGCTTGCATTCTTCCTCTACTGTTACAGCCTCAGCATTGCACGCAATGAGCTGTGTGTGCCCATTCCTCATGACTATGATGGCTACAGACGTTCATATTATGGGTGTCCCGGGGAAGCATTGGCG GCCTATTGCTGGAGTgtgacactgctgctgctgctctatGACAGTGGTGCCGTCGTCTTGCACTGCCTCCTGTCTATCTCTGCCTTCAAAGCACTCAAAACggaataa